CTCAGCGGTCAGTTCATGGTCCATATCGACGCAGAGGCAACTCATTTCGACGGGGAGAAATTCCTCCCGCCCTTGGTTATAGTGTCCTCTGAGAAGTTCGGGGATACATGGGAAGGACGTGTTGCGTCCCAGATCCCAGGTTCCTGGATGTCACTTCGTGGAGCGAAGTTTGGTGTCAAACATTGAGATATTGGTGATTTGTCGTATAATTGACACATATAAAAGTGTGATGTCTTGTATCAATGAATGCCTGCCTCCCTGAATAATTCCCTGTGGTAGCCAAGTGTCTGCAGTGGTTGAAACAGCAATACACGGCATGCTGATAAATTGGTAAAGAGCGCCAGCGCTTCGATTATATTATCATGACTCATTATTATGACAAAGGAAGTCTTGTCTATGCATCACCCGCAGCATTTCGTCGCATcgtcctccaccaccgcagcctTGGTCTGCTGTGGCACCGGCCCCTGACTCTGGCCCAGAACCACCTTGTATTGCCCCCAATCAAAGAACAACTTGCCCAGAAAAGCTCCAATGAAGATCGAAATAATCATATACCCGTTGTAGTACATCGCAATCAACATGGTGATATACGCGACCGCAAACTGCGCCACGTGTAAGATCGCCCGGATAATCTGCTGCACGGGACTCGCGCGGTAGGAGACGACATTCGCTGTCGCACCGCAAACTAAAGGATCGTCGAGCTGAGACATCGCATGGCGCTGGAACTGGCGCTGCAGACTCTCTTCGTAATCTTTGCTGACGCGCCGCAGGAATTCGAGCGAGACGCCGAGGAGGGCGACGCCGATGCAGGAGACGGCGAACATGCCCTTTGAGGTGACGTGCCATGACGAGGCGAGAAAGCACGAGTCGATCGTGTTCCAGTTCCAGAGCATCTAGACAGTGGAAATGAACCTGTTAGTCACGGAGGGTTGAATTGGAGGCGGAGTGGGGGACGGAGCTGGTCTTGGTACCTCGACGGAGCAGGAATTGTTGGTTGCTGAGCTGCCCATGTCCATGCCCGCCATGCGCGGGAGCAGGCTTGGCTGTTCCATGGTGATTGATGCAGGCAGGTGTTGACTCTTGAGTCTTGGGCTGTCAGGCAGGCAGGTGCTGAGGGTGGTTGTATCTGCGTTTTATCCA
This is a stretch of genomic DNA from Aspergillus puulaauensis MK2 DNA, chromosome 8, nearly complete sequence. It encodes these proteins:
- a CDS encoding copper transporter family protein (COG:P;~EggNog:ENOG410PQ6C;~InterPro:IPR007274;~PFAM:PF04145;~TransMembrane:3 (o50-69i115-134o140-157i);~go_component: GO:0016021 - integral component of membrane [Evidence IEA];~go_function: GO:0005375 - copper ion transmembrane transporter activity [Evidence IEA];~go_process: GO:0035434 - copper ion transmembrane transport [Evidence IEA]); translated protein: MEQPSLLPRMAGMDMGSSATNNSCSVEMLWNWNTIDSCFLASSWHVTSKGMFAVSCIGVALLGVSLEFLRRVSKDYEESLQRQFQRHAMSQLDDPLVCGATANVVSYRASPVQQIIRAILHVAQFAVAYITMLIAMYYNGYMIISIFIGAFLGKLFFDWGQYKVVLGQSQGPVPQQTKAAVVEDDATKCCG